Proteins co-encoded in one Dyella japonica A8 genomic window:
- the glyA gene encoding serine hydroxymethyltransferase: MFPKHDTIAGYDNELAQAMADEARRQEDHVELIASENYASPRVMEAQGSVLTNKYAEGYPGKRYYGGCEYVDIAEQLAIDRLKQLFGANYANVQPHSGSQANQAVYLALLNPGDTILGMSLAHGGHLTHGAKVNVSGKLFNAVQYGVNEQGLVDYDEVERLALEHKPKMIVAGFSAYSQVMDWARFRAIADKVGAYLFVDMAHVAGLIAAGVYPSPLPHAHVVTSTTHKTLRGPRGGIIVAKDAGEEIEKKLQSIVFPGIQGGPLMHVIAAKAVAFKEALEPAFKTYQEQVVKNAKAMAKTFIERGYKIVSGDTENHLMLVDLIGRDVTGKDAEEALGKAHITVNKNAVPNDPRKPFVTSGLRVGTPAVTTRGYQEADVVELTGWICDVLDAPKDDAVIAKVREKVTAQCHKFPVYG, encoded by the coding sequence ATGTTCCCGAAGCACGACACGATCGCCGGTTACGACAATGAACTGGCCCAGGCCATGGCCGACGAAGCCCGCCGTCAGGAAGACCACGTCGAGCTGATCGCTTCGGAGAACTACGCCAGCCCCCGCGTGATGGAAGCCCAGGGCAGCGTACTCACCAACAAGTACGCCGAAGGCTATCCGGGCAAGCGTTACTACGGCGGCTGCGAATACGTGGACATCGCCGAGCAACTGGCCATCGATCGTCTGAAGCAGCTGTTCGGCGCCAACTACGCCAACGTGCAGCCGCATTCGGGTTCGCAGGCCAACCAGGCCGTGTACCTGGCGCTGCTGAATCCCGGCGACACCATCCTCGGTATGAGCCTGGCCCACGGCGGCCACCTCACGCACGGCGCCAAGGTCAACGTCTCGGGCAAGCTGTTCAACGCCGTGCAGTACGGCGTGAACGAGCAGGGCCTGGTGGACTACGACGAAGTCGAGCGCCTCGCCCTCGAGCACAAGCCGAAGATGATCGTGGCCGGTTTCAGCGCCTACTCGCAGGTGATGGACTGGGCGCGCTTCCGCGCCATCGCCGACAAGGTCGGCGCCTACCTGTTCGTGGACATGGCCCACGTCGCCGGCCTGATCGCCGCCGGCGTGTACCCGAGCCCGCTGCCGCACGCGCACGTCGTCACCTCCACCACGCACAAGACCCTGCGCGGCCCGCGCGGCGGCATCATCGTGGCCAAGGACGCCGGCGAAGAGATCGAGAAGAAGCTGCAGTCCATCGTGTTCCCCGGCATCCAGGGCGGCCCGCTGATGCACGTCATCGCCGCCAAGGCGGTGGCCTTCAAGGAAGCGCTGGAGCCGGCGTTCAAGACCTACCAGGAACAGGTGGTCAAGAACGCCAAGGCCATGGCCAAGACCTTCATCGAGCGCGGCTACAAGATCGTCTCCGGCGACACCGAAAACCACCTGATGCTGGTCGACCTGATCGGCCGCGACGTCACCGGCAAGGACGCGGAAGAAGCGCTGGGCAAGGCCCACATCACCGTCAACAAGAACGCCGTGCCGAACGACCCCCGCAAGCCCTTCGTCACCTCGGGCCTGCGCGTGGGCACGCCGGCCGTCACCACCCGCGGCTACCAGGAAGCGGACGTGGTCGAGCTGACCGGCTGGATCTGCGACGTGCTCGACGCGCCGAAGGATGACGCCGTCATCGCCAAGGTGCGCGAAAAGGTCACGGCGCAGTGCCACAAGTTCCCGGTGTATGGCTGA
- a CDS encoding MBL fold metallo-hydrolase — translation MAMPLPPAPHVTRRRLLQAAGLAIAAGALSPWRVRADTSRRSRLILLGTAGGPTPKADRAAPANAIVVDGVTYVIDCGNGVARQMVQAGLDLGSIRHVFITHQHSDHNADYGNLLWLAWSGPLHSPVNTWGPPPLAEMTRLFLAMNDYDIRTRIADEGRPPLAPLIRPHELTGPGLVTQDARVKVTAALVQHPPVAPAFAYRFDCPDRSIVFSGDTRPSDNLVALARGADVLVHEVMYLPALDKLIATEPNATRLREHLLASHTTTEQVARIATDAGVKTLVLNHFVPGGNPPVPEETWRDAVAPHFKGRLIVGRDLMEI, via the coding sequence ATGGCCATGCCGCTGCCTCCCGCGCCTCATGTCACACGTCGCCGCCTGCTGCAGGCCGCCGGGCTTGCCATCGCGGCGGGTGCGCTTTCGCCATGGCGCGTTCGTGCCGACACGTCGCGCCGCTCCCGCCTGATCCTGCTGGGCACGGCCGGTGGCCCCACGCCCAAGGCGGATCGTGCCGCCCCTGCCAACGCCATCGTGGTGGACGGCGTGACCTATGTGATCGATTGCGGCAACGGCGTGGCGCGTCAGATGGTGCAGGCCGGGCTGGATCTTGGTTCGATCCGCCACGTCTTCATCACCCATCAGCACTCCGACCACAACGCGGACTACGGCAATCTGCTGTGGCTGGCATGGTCCGGACCACTGCACTCGCCGGTGAATACCTGGGGGCCACCGCCGCTGGCCGAGATGACGCGGCTGTTCCTCGCGATGAACGACTATGACATCCGTACCCGCATCGCCGACGAAGGCCGCCCGCCACTGGCGCCGCTGATCCGGCCGCACGAACTCACCGGCCCCGGGCTGGTCACGCAGGATGCACGCGTAAAGGTCACTGCCGCGCTGGTGCAGCATCCGCCGGTGGCGCCAGCCTTCGCCTATCGCTTCGACTGCCCGGACCGCAGCATCGTGTTCTCGGGCGACACCCGTCCATCGGATAACCTTGTCGCCCTCGCCCGCGGTGCGGACGTGCTGGTCCATGAGGTGATGTACCTCCCCGCACTCGACAAGCTGATCGCCACCGAACCGAATGCCACGCGCCTGCGCGAACATCTGCTGGCGAGTCACACCACCACGGAACAGGTCGCTCGCATCGCCACCGACGCCGGCGTGAAGACGCTGGTGCTCAACCATTTCGTGCCGGGAGGCAATCCACCGGTGCCGGAGGAAACGTGGCGCGATGCCGTCGCGCCGCACTTCAAGGGCCGCCTGATCGTCGGCCGCGACCTGATGGAGATCTAA
- a CDS encoding alpha/beta hydrolase family protein — translation MPTMPLRAKARPLSLSLLCRFALLLVLILPLAAHASGTTGVGIAAIRITDPVSGTSTQGYVFYPSPLPVHGTTAMGPYHVAATPDAPAIPGAKPLVVISHGNGGSNLGHHDLAAYLASHGFVVATLNQLGDYFGDTSKVGKIEVLAGRPVQVKAAITTVLNDPHWKDLVDPARIGVAGFSAGGYTALMLAGARPRFVRFVDFCDHYPQDKDVCGHRAEAEADAARQGETIAQALAAMQGQLGRYGDTADPRVKAAFAMAPLSLLFDENSFDNVRIPVFLYYGQNDHVLPPEANAKHIAPLLKTLYAVKDIPHADHWVFLPPCSDELRKDIAPLCADPAGVDRAKAHEQINADALAFFRKTLDVKDR, via the coding sequence ATGCCGACCATGCCGCTGCGCGCCAAGGCGCGCCCGCTGTCCCTGTCCCTGCTCTGCCGGTTTGCCCTGCTCCTCGTGCTGATCTTGCCGCTGGCCGCCCACGCGTCCGGCACCACGGGCGTAGGCATCGCTGCCATCCGGATCACCGACCCGGTCAGCGGCACGTCGACTCAGGGCTATGTGTTCTACCCCTCCCCCCTGCCGGTACACGGCACCACGGCCATGGGGCCCTACCACGTCGCGGCGACCCCGGACGCACCCGCCATCCCCGGCGCCAAGCCGCTGGTGGTGATTTCCCATGGCAACGGGGGCAGCAATCTGGGCCACCACGATCTGGCCGCGTACCTGGCCAGCCACGGGTTTGTCGTGGCCACGCTCAACCAGCTCGGCGACTATTTCGGCGACACCAGCAAGGTCGGCAAGATCGAGGTGCTGGCCGGGCGCCCGGTACAAGTGAAGGCGGCCATTACCACCGTGCTGAACGACCCGCACTGGAAGGACCTGGTCGACCCCGCCCGCATCGGCGTCGCGGGCTTCTCTGCCGGGGGCTATACCGCCCTGATGCTCGCCGGTGCCAGGCCGCGCTTCGTCCGCTTCGTCGATTTCTGCGATCACTACCCGCAGGACAAGGATGTGTGCGGCCACCGCGCCGAAGCCGAAGCCGATGCCGCCAGGCAGGGCGAAACCATCGCGCAGGCCCTCGCCGCGATGCAGGGCCAGCTGGGCCGCTACGGCGATACCGCCGACCCGCGCGTGAAGGCCGCCTTCGCCATGGCGCCGCTCAGCCTGCTGTTCGACGAAAACAGCTTCGACAACGTGCGCATCCCGGTCTTCCTCTACTACGGCCAGAACGACCACGTGCTGCCGCCGGAGGCCAATGCGAAGCACATCGCGCCCCTGCTCAAGACGCTGTACGCGGTGAAGGACATTCCCCATGCCGACCACTGGGTGTTCCTGCCGCCCTGCTCGGATGAGCTCAGGAAGGACATCGCGCCGCTGTGCGCCGACCCTGCCGGGGTCGACCGCGCCAAGGCGCACGAGCAGATCAATGCCGATGCGTTGGCTTTTTTCCGCAAGACGCTGGACGTAAAGGACCGCTGA
- the pyrF gene encoding orotidine-5'-phosphate decarboxylase, protein MHFMQSLQQAWADHDSLVCVGLDPEPAKFPAHLKGRPDAVFEFCRDIVDATADVVCAYKPQIAHFAALRAEDALERLIAHIHEKHPAVPVILDAKRGDIGSTAQHYVSEAFDRFKADAVTLNPYMGRDSAQPFLDRADKGVILLCRTSNPGGADFQALDCGGQPLYLRVAETIARDWNANGNCALVTGATWPEELGKVRAVVGDMPLLVPGIGAQGGDVEAVLRHGRSANGTGLMISSSRAILYAGNGEDFAQAARKAAIELRDTINACR, encoded by the coding sequence ATGCACTTCATGCAATCCCTGCAACAGGCATGGGCTGACCATGACTCCCTCGTCTGCGTCGGCCTCGACCCCGAACCCGCGAAATTCCCCGCGCACCTCAAGGGGCGCCCGGACGCGGTGTTCGAATTCTGCCGAGACATCGTCGACGCCACGGCCGACGTCGTGTGTGCCTACAAGCCGCAGATCGCGCACTTCGCCGCGCTGCGCGCGGAAGATGCACTCGAACGGCTGATTGCGCACATCCACGAGAAGCATCCGGCGGTGCCGGTGATCCTCGACGCCAAGCGCGGCGACATCGGCAGCACGGCGCAGCATTACGTCAGCGAAGCGTTCGACCGCTTCAAGGCCGATGCGGTGACGCTGAACCCGTACATGGGCCGCGACTCCGCCCAACCGTTTCTGGATCGCGCGGACAAGGGCGTGATCCTGCTGTGCCGTACGTCCAACCCGGGCGGCGCGGATTTCCAGGCGCTTGATTGCGGCGGCCAGCCGCTGTACCTGCGCGTAGCCGAAACCATTGCACGCGACTGGAACGCCAACGGCAATTGCGCGCTCGTCACCGGCGCCACCTGGCCGGAGGAACTGGGCAAGGTGCGCGCCGTGGTGGGCGACATGCCGCTGCTGGTGCCCGGCATCGGCGCCCAGGGCGGTGACGTGGAAGCGGTGTTGCGGCATGGCCGCTCCGCCAACGGCACTGGCCTGATGATCAGCTCCTCGCGCGCCATCCTCTACGCCGGCAACGGCGAAGATTTCGCCCAGGCCGCGCGCAAGGCCGCCATCGAACTGCGCGACACCATCAACGCCTGTCGTTGA
- a CDS encoding TetR/AcrR family transcriptional regulator translates to MPRALSEQETEAFRERLCEAAARLYVEEGPGAVTMRRLAGELGVGTMTPYRYFDNKEEIVTAVRTRGLNRFSEALENALETAGDGRTRSRAVRDAYIAFARQNTATYRLMFEYPETRRDDPAYRQAHERMWRTVAAHVEVMNAEGTVEADAPILGHQIWASLHGAVMLEIAGMLPEGFDAASLHTRTVSALFDAARPRPLLPL, encoded by the coding sequence GTGCCACGCGCGCTGAGCGAACAGGAAACCGAAGCCTTCCGCGAGCGCCTGTGCGAAGCGGCAGCCCGGCTGTACGTGGAGGAAGGCCCCGGCGCCGTCACCATGCGACGCCTGGCCGGCGAGTTGGGCGTGGGCACCATGACGCCCTACCGCTACTTCGACAACAAGGAAGAGATCGTCACCGCCGTGCGCACCCGCGGCCTGAACCGCTTTTCCGAGGCGCTGGAAAACGCGCTGGAAACGGCCGGCGACGGGCGCACCCGCAGCCGCGCCGTGCGCGACGCCTATATCGCCTTTGCCCGCCAGAACACCGCCACCTACCGGCTGATGTTCGAATACCCGGAGACGCGGCGGGACGACCCGGCCTATCGGCAAGCCCACGAACGTATGTGGCGCACCGTCGCCGCGCATGTCGAGGTGATGAACGCCGAGGGCACGGTGGAGGCGGATGCGCCCATTCTCGGTCACCAGATCTGGGCCTCCCTGCACGGGGCCGTCATGCTGGAAATCGCCGGGATGCTGCCCGAGGGCTTCGATGCGGCCTCGCTGCACACCCGCACGGTGAGTGCCCTGTTCGATGCGGCCAGGCCAAGGCCACTCCTCCCCTTGTAG
- a CDS encoding LysR family transcriptional regulator produces the protein MDRLTSMEVFVRVVEKGSFAAAAEASGLSTTMVANHVRALEQQLGAQLLERTTRRHHITEIGVAYLERCRDVLNSVQAADRVAEALRAEPQGTLRVTAPVTWGAHRLMPVVGAYMAKYPSVQVELSLNDRVVDLHEEGFDVAFRSGPLLDDALVARPLAPAHMFVVASPAYLQAHGVPEEPDDLAGHACLGFMAWGRHHHWRFTKGERRVEIPVQGPLVCNNGQALLSAALCGVGVVAQADVLLSPSIEAGLLVRLLPDWELPARHVHVVRRRETRPTAKLRTFVDFALQRLG, from the coding sequence ATGGATCGACTGACCAGCATGGAAGTGTTCGTCCGCGTGGTGGAGAAGGGCAGTTTTGCCGCGGCCGCCGAGGCGTCCGGCCTGTCGACCACCATGGTCGCCAACCATGTGCGCGCACTGGAGCAGCAGCTCGGCGCGCAATTGCTCGAGCGCACCACGCGACGCCATCACATCACCGAGATCGGCGTGGCCTATCTGGAGCGCTGTCGCGACGTGCTCAACAGCGTGCAGGCGGCGGACCGGGTGGCTGAGGCCCTGCGCGCGGAGCCGCAAGGCACGTTGCGCGTCACCGCGCCGGTGACCTGGGGCGCGCATCGCCTGATGCCGGTGGTGGGCGCCTACATGGCGAAGTACCCCAGCGTGCAGGTGGAGTTGAGCCTCAACGACCGCGTGGTCGATCTGCATGAAGAGGGCTTTGACGTGGCGTTCCGTTCGGGGCCGCTACTGGACGATGCACTGGTGGCGCGCCCGCTGGCCCCGGCACACATGTTCGTTGTCGCCAGCCCTGCCTACCTGCAGGCCCATGGCGTACCGGAGGAGCCGGATGACCTGGCGGGTCACGCCTGTCTCGGCTTCATGGCCTGGGGGCGCCATCACCACTGGCGTTTCACCAAGGGAGAGCGTCGGGTGGAGATCCCCGTGCAGGGCCCGCTGGTATGCAACAACGGACAGGCCCTGTTGAGTGCGGCGCTGTGCGGCGTTGGCGTGGTGGCGCAGGCGGATGTGCTGCTGTCGCCATCGATCGAGGCGGGCCTGCTGGTCCGCCTGTTGCCGGACTGGGAGTTACCCGCGCGGCATGTGCATGTCGTGCGTCGGCGCGAGACACGGCCAACGGCGAAATTGCGTACCTTCGTTGACTTCGCGCTGCAGAGGCTGGGCTGA
- the ettA gene encoding energy-dependent translational throttle protein EttA, with protein MQYIYTMNGVSKIVPPKRHIIKDISLSFFPGAKIGLLGVNGAGKSTVLRIMAGVDKDFQGEARPQPGIKVGYLAQEPQLDPEKTVRESVEEGVSVILDAQKRLEEVYAAYAEEGADFDKLAAEQQELENVLAVNDAHALERQLEVAADALRLPPWDAKIGPLSGGEKRRVALCRLLLSKPDMLLLDEPTNHLDAESVDWLEQFLQNYPGTVVAVTHDRYFLDNAAEWILELDRGRGIPWKGNYTEWLEQKDARLKQEASQEKSRQKAIEKELEWVRSAAKGRQSKGKARLNRFEELNSVEYQRRNETNEIFIPPGERLGQEVIEFKNVNKAFGDRVLIEDLSFKIPPGAIVGVIGPNGAGKSTFMKMIMGKEQPDSGEVKLGHTVKLAYVDQSRDALDPKNNVWQEVSGGSDILTIGNFEIQSRAYIGRFNFKGTDQQKIVGQLSGGERGRLHMAKTLLQGGNVLLLDEPSNDLDVETLRALEDALLEFPGCAVVISHDRWFLDRIATHIIAFEGDSHVEFFPGNYNEYEADKKRRLGDEAAKPHRVKYKKLA; from the coding sequence ATGCAGTACATCTACACCATGAACGGGGTCAGCAAGATCGTTCCCCCGAAGCGCCACATCATCAAGGACATCTCGCTGAGCTTCTTCCCCGGCGCCAAGATCGGCCTGCTGGGTGTGAACGGTGCGGGCAAGTCCACGGTGCTGCGCATCATGGCCGGCGTGGACAAGGACTTCCAGGGTGAAGCCCGTCCGCAGCCGGGCATCAAGGTCGGTTACCTGGCGCAGGAACCGCAGCTGGATCCGGAAAAGACCGTGCGCGAGTCGGTCGAAGAAGGCGTGTCGGTCATTCTGGACGCCCAGAAGCGTCTGGAAGAGGTCTACGCCGCCTACGCCGAAGAAGGCGCCGATTTCGACAAGCTGGCCGCCGAGCAGCAGGAACTGGAAAACGTGCTGGCGGTGAACGACGCCCACGCGCTGGAGCGTCAGCTGGAAGTGGCCGCCGACGCGCTGCGCCTGCCGCCGTGGGACGCCAAGATCGGCCCGCTGTCCGGTGGTGAGAAGCGCCGCGTGGCGCTGTGCCGCCTGCTGCTGTCCAAGCCGGACATGCTGCTGCTGGACGAGCCCACCAACCATCTGGACGCAGAATCCGTGGATTGGCTGGAGCAGTTCCTGCAGAACTACCCGGGCACCGTGGTGGCCGTCACCCATGACCGCTACTTCCTCGACAACGCCGCCGAGTGGATCCTCGAACTCGACCGCGGCCGCGGTATTCCCTGGAAGGGCAACTACACCGAGTGGCTGGAGCAGAAGGACGCCCGCCTCAAGCAGGAAGCCTCGCAGGAAAAGTCGCGCCAGAAGGCCATCGAAAAGGAACTGGAGTGGGTGCGCTCGGCCGCCAAGGGCCGTCAGTCCAAGGGCAAGGCGCGCTTGAACCGCTTCGAAGAGCTGAACTCGGTCGAGTACCAGCGCCGCAACGAAACCAATGAAATCTTCATTCCGCCGGGCGAGCGCCTGGGCCAGGAAGTGATCGAGTTCAAGAACGTCAACAAGGCGTTCGGCGACCGCGTGCTGATCGAAGACCTGTCGTTCAAGATTCCGCCGGGCGCCATCGTCGGCGTGATCGGCCCGAACGGCGCCGGCAAATCCACGTTCATGAAGATGATCATGGGCAAGGAACAGCCGGACTCCGGCGAGGTGAAGCTGGGCCACACGGTCAAGCTCGCCTACGTGGACCAGTCGCGCGACGCGCTCGATCCGAAGAACAACGTGTGGCAGGAAGTGTCCGGCGGTTCGGACATCCTCACCATCGGCAACTTCGAGATCCAGTCGCGCGCCTACATCGGCCGCTTCAACTTCAAGGGCACCGACCAGCAGAAGATCGTCGGCCAGCTGTCCGGCGGTGAACGCGGCCGCCTGCACATGGCCAAGACCCTGCTGCAGGGCGGCAACGTGCTGCTGCTCGACGAACCGTCGAACGACCTGGACGTGGAAACCCTGCGTGCATTGGAAGATGCACTGCTCGAATTCCCGGGCTGCGCTGTGGTCATCTCGCATGACCGCTGGTTCCTGGACCGCATCGCCACGCACATCATCGCGTTCGAAGGCGACTCGCACGTGGAGTTCTTCCCGGGCAACTACAACGAGTACGAGGCGGACAAGAAGCGTCGTCTCGGCGACGAAGCGGCCAAGCCGCATCGCGTGAAGTACAAGAAGCTGGCGTAA
- the ribD gene encoding bifunctional diaminohydroxyphosphoribosylaminopyrimidine deaminase/5-amino-6-(5-phosphoribosylamino)uracil reductase RibD produces the protein MSPTFTATDHAHMAHALRLAERGLYTTHPNPRVGCVIAHGEDIVGTGYHQRAGEPHAEVYALREAGDKARGATAYVTLEPCAHHGRTPPCADALIAAGVSRVVIASEDPFPQVAGRGIGKLRDAGITVETGLMREAARELNIGFFSRIERGRPWVRVKLAMSLDGRTALANGESKWITGETARADVQRWRARSSAILTGSGTVLADNPRLTVRLPGDEAFTPPWRVVLDNRLRTPSDSHVLDGTMPTLVLHNEQYAPVDPRFQAVELAVVAEEGGAMDIRAVMDELARRQISEVHVEAGPSLCGALFAAGLVDELLLYVAPVLLGDSARPLLGLPVLADMASRWKLRTIDRRILGEDLRLQLRPIP, from the coding sequence ATGTCCCCAACATTCACCGCCACCGACCACGCCCACATGGCCCACGCCCTGCGCCTGGCGGAACGCGGCCTCTACACCACGCACCCCAATCCTCGCGTCGGCTGCGTGATCGCCCATGGCGAAGACATCGTTGGCACCGGCTACCACCAGCGCGCCGGTGAGCCTCACGCCGAGGTCTACGCGCTGCGGGAGGCCGGCGACAAGGCAAGAGGTGCGACGGCCTACGTCACCCTTGAACCCTGCGCCCACCACGGCCGCACGCCTCCGTGCGCCGATGCGCTGATCGCCGCGGGTGTGTCGCGAGTGGTGATCGCGTCGGAAGATCCGTTCCCGCAGGTGGCTGGCCGTGGCATCGGCAAATTGCGCGACGCCGGCATCACTGTGGAAACCGGCCTGATGCGCGAGGCTGCGCGCGAACTGAACATCGGTTTCTTCAGCCGCATCGAGCGCGGCCGCCCCTGGGTGCGCGTGAAGCTGGCGATGAGCCTGGACGGACGCACCGCGCTCGCCAATGGTGAGTCGAAATGGATTACCGGCGAAACCGCGCGTGCCGACGTGCAGCGCTGGCGCGCGCGCAGTTCCGCGATCCTCACCGGATCCGGCACGGTGCTGGCGGACAACCCGCGACTCACCGTGCGGCTGCCCGGAGACGAAGCATTCACGCCGCCGTGGCGCGTCGTGCTCGACAACCGGCTGCGTACACCATCGGACAGCCACGTGCTCGACGGCACCATGCCGACGCTGGTCTTGCACAACGAGCAGTACGCGCCGGTCGATCCACGCTTCCAGGCGGTGGAGCTGGCCGTCGTGGCGGAGGAGGGCGGCGCCATGGATATCCGTGCCGTCATGGACGAGCTCGCGCGGCGCCAGATCAGCGAGGTCCACGTGGAGGCCGGCCCCAGTTTGTGCGGCGCGTTGTTCGCGGCCGGGCTGGTCGACGAACTGCTGCTGTACGTGGCGCCGGTGCTGCTGGGCGACAGTGCACGGCCTTTGCTTGGCCTGCCGGTTCTGGCCGACATGGCGTCGCGCTGGAAGCTACGCACCATCGATCGGCGCATACTGGGCGAAGACCTTCGGCTGCAACTGCGGCCGATCCCGTGA
- the nrdR gene encoding transcriptional regulator NrdR: protein MHCPFCQHEDTRVIDSRLAEDGATVRRRRECPKCGERFNTFETAELKLPSIVKSGERREPFDEHKLRVSFERALQKRPVPTDSVDTAVREIVNDLRRCGEREVPSRQIGELVMRELKKLDQVAYVRFASVYRKFEDVQAFREEIEKLERDLPELEALQLSLLGESVARRKKS, encoded by the coding sequence ATGCATTGTCCTTTCTGCCAGCACGAAGACACTCGCGTGATCGATTCACGCCTTGCCGAAGACGGCGCCACCGTGCGTCGTCGTCGCGAGTGTCCGAAGTGCGGCGAACGCTTCAACACGTTCGAAACAGCCGAGCTCAAGCTGCCTTCCATCGTGAAGAGCGGCGAACGCCGCGAGCCGTTCGACGAGCACAAACTGCGCGTCAGCTTCGAGCGCGCGCTGCAGAAGCGCCCGGTGCCCACCGATTCGGTGGACACCGCCGTGCGCGAGATCGTCAACGACCTGCGTCGCTGCGGTGAGCGCGAAGTGCCCTCCCGCCAGATCGGCGAACTGGTGATGCGCGAGCTGAAGAAGCTCGACCAGGTGGCGTATGTGCGCTTCGCTTCCGTGTACCGGAAGTTCGAGGATGTGCAGGCGTTTCGCGAGGAGATCGAGAAGTTGGAGCGCGACCTGCCGGAGCTTGAGGCGCTGCAGTTGTCGTTGTTGGGCGAGAGTGTGGCGCGGCGCAAGAAGTCCTGA
- a CDS encoding acyltransferase family protein translates to MGAMPNDVGLRRNAGIDLLRGLSILLVVLHHIGLRIKLRKTELVSLFPEKLLNALNFNGYEAVFIFFVISGFLITSNALRRSGSLANIDLRTFYARRFSRIAPCLVLLVLVLSVLHLLGVQDYVVQREGQSLPRAIVAALGFHLNWYEGMTGYLPGGWDVLWSLSIEEVFYLGFPIVCLLTRRTWVLAPMLLVLAVSLPWTRAALADNEIWQEKAYLPGMAAIATGVLGALLAQRWRTVLPHVASALGVAGAVGLYLVMFEGKLLWQMMHNGYMLLLTGSALCLVLASAWAPVGRTPWRGLDWLRSWGRLSYEIYLTHMFVVFGIVRVYRAMGSDIAHGYLWYLPALPLCWMLGRAVERCISLPAEQRLRARMLPVPAVSAVPA, encoded by the coding sequence ATGGGCGCCATGCCGAACGACGTGGGCTTGCGCCGCAATGCGGGCATCGACCTGCTGCGCGGTCTTTCCATCCTGCTCGTGGTGCTGCACCACATCGGTTTGCGCATCAAGCTGCGCAAGACAGAGCTGGTGAGCCTGTTTCCGGAAAAGCTGCTGAATGCGCTGAACTTCAACGGTTACGAGGCGGTGTTCATTTTCTTCGTCATCTCCGGTTTCCTGATTACCAGCAACGCGCTGCGGCGCAGCGGGTCGTTGGCGAACATCGATCTGCGCACGTTCTACGCGCGACGGTTCTCGCGCATCGCACCTTGTCTCGTGCTGCTGGTGTTGGTGCTCAGCGTGCTTCACCTGCTCGGCGTACAGGATTACGTCGTCCAGCGCGAAGGACAGTCGTTGCCGCGCGCCATTGTCGCGGCGCTGGGTTTCCACTTGAACTGGTATGAAGGCATGACCGGCTACCTGCCGGGCGGTTGGGACGTGCTGTGGTCGCTGTCGATCGAGGAAGTGTTTTACCTGGGTTTCCCCATCGTCTGCCTGCTGACGCGCCGCACCTGGGTGCTGGCGCCGATGCTGCTCGTGCTGGCAGTGTCCTTGCCATGGACGCGTGCCGCGCTGGCAGACAATGAGATCTGGCAGGAGAAGGCCTATCTGCCCGGCATGGCGGCGATTGCCACGGGTGTGCTCGGCGCGCTGTTGGCACAGCGCTGGCGAACGGTGCTGCCGCATGTGGCATCCGCGCTGGGCGTGGCGGGAGCCGTCGGACTCTATCTGGTGATGTTCGAAGGCAAGTTGCTGTGGCAGATGATGCACAACGGCTACATGCTGCTGCTCACCGGCTCGGCGTTGTGCCTAGTACTGGCCAGTGCGTGGGCGCCCGTGGGGCGCACGCCGTGGCGTGGGCTGGACTGGCTGCGCTCATGGGGGCGCCTGAGTTACGAGATCTACCTGACCCACATGTTCGTGGTGTTTGGCATCGTGCGTGTGTATCGAGCCATGGGAAGCGACATCGCGCACGGCTATCTGTGGTATCTGCCGGCACTACCGCTGTGCTGGATGCTGGGTCGTGCGGTGGAGCGTTGTATCTCGCTGCCGGCGGAGCAGCGTCTGCGTGCACGCATGCTGCCCGTGCCTGCCGTCTCCGCGGTGCCGGCCTGA